One Pseudonocardia sediminis DNA window includes the following coding sequences:
- a CDS encoding DUF6474 family protein: MGLLRRKPSAGERAAEATREAAVTASENVQHAVGTAAEHVQGAIGTASVRVREAADATRERADAAAGKLSRKAEKARARAEAAGKRADKATRKAGKRAKTASKRARKAAGNATTQVGGTVDKASLKADHKIAKMQAKAESGARRAEAKAQNNATKAQLKSEQNQLKQAERERQAREWNAAKAKRYLAIGKLVAPLLAPYAVAAAGTLRHRWDDHRSRRLGVSTEELGSYSGRGGQLHSRISRIARSLDELESDGTTGRNADAKRFVEATRPRLHDFAAAVRAAEQMPAQRRKTAYRAVSHDLDRIEVELLSFLGIRA, from the coding sequence ATGGGACTGCTGCGCAGGAAGCCGAGTGCGGGTGAGCGTGCCGCCGAGGCGACCCGGGAGGCGGCGGTCACCGCTTCCGAGAACGTCCAGCACGCCGTCGGCACCGCGGCCGAGCACGTGCAGGGGGCCATCGGTACCGCGTCGGTCCGTGTGCGCGAGGCCGCCGACGCGACCCGCGAGCGGGCCGACGCGGCCGCCGGGAAGCTGAGCAGGAAGGCCGAGAAGGCGCGCGCACGGGCCGAGGCCGCGGGCAAGCGTGCGGACAAGGCCACCCGCAAGGCCGGCAAGCGCGCCAAGACGGCGAGCAAGCGTGCCCGTAAGGCCGCCGGCAACGCGACCACGCAGGTAGGGGGAACGGTGGACAAGGCGAGCCTCAAGGCCGACCACAAGATCGCGAAGATGCAGGCGAAGGCCGAGAGCGGTGCGCGCAGGGCCGAGGCCAAGGCGCAGAACAACGCGACGAAGGCCCAGCTCAAGAGCGAGCAGAACCAGCTCAAGCAGGCCGAGCGCGAGCGTCAGGCCCGGGAGTGGAACGCGGCCAAGGCCAAGCGCTACCTGGCCATCGGCAAGCTCGTCGCGCCGCTGCTGGCCCCGTACGCGGTGGCCGCGGCGGGCACGCTGCGCCACCGCTGGGACGACCACCGCTCGCGAAGGCTGGGCGTCTCCACCGAGGAGCTCGGCAGCTACAGCGGCCGCGGCGGGCAGCTGCACTCTCGGATCTCGCGGATCGCCCGCTCGCTCGACGAGCTCGAGTCCGACGGCACGACCGGGCGCAACGCCGACGCCAAGCGTTTCGTCGAGGCCACCCGCCCGCGCCTGCACGACTTCGCGGCCGCCGTCCGGGCCGCCGAGCAGATGCCCGCGCAGCGCCGCAAGACGGCCTACCGGGCCGTCTCGCACGACCTGGACCGGATCGAGGTCGAGCTGCTCTCGTTCCTCGGCATCCGCGCCTGA
- a CDS encoding dihydrolipoyl dehydrogenase family protein gives MTDNEQTFDVVVIGGGPVGENAADYANQGGLSAAIVESELVGGECSYWACIPSKALLRTPQAVADARRLSGVTADFDVDAVLARRTSFTSDWADDGQVSWVEGAGITLLRGRGRVAGERAVEITAPDGSTSTVHARRAVVLATGSVPVPPPVPGLDHVRTWGSRDATSAKAVPPRLGVLGGGVVGCEMALAFARLGSTVTLFNRGERLLPSTEPVAGERVAAGLREAGVDVRLNQGLDEVAPSGDAIRLTAGPDTIDVDELLVATGRRPASLDAGLDTVGVDPDELAVDDSGLVTGVAGEWLYAVGDVNGRAPLTHQGKYQARIAANAIVARAAGTTPATGPWGEHAATADHRSVPQVVFTDPEVAAVGLTAAQAHEQGIPSRAVEIDIAVAGSSLHSDDYAGRAVMVVDTEREIVVGLTFVGQDVAEMVHAATIAVVGEVPLSRLWHAVPVFPTISEVWLRLLEAYRAG, from the coding sequence ATGACCGACAACGAGCAGACCTTCGACGTCGTGGTGATCGGCGGCGGGCCCGTCGGGGAGAACGCGGCGGACTACGCGAACCAGGGCGGCCTCAGCGCCGCGATCGTGGAGTCCGAGCTGGTCGGCGGTGAGTGCTCCTACTGGGCGTGCATCCCGTCGAAGGCGTTGCTGCGCACCCCGCAGGCCGTCGCCGACGCCCGGCGCCTGTCCGGCGTCACCGCGGACTTCGACGTCGACGCGGTACTCGCCCGGCGGACGTCGTTCACCTCCGACTGGGCCGACGACGGGCAGGTGTCCTGGGTCGAGGGCGCCGGGATCACGCTGCTGCGCGGACGCGGCCGGGTCGCCGGCGAGCGCGCCGTCGAGATCACCGCACCGGACGGGTCGACGAGCACGGTGCACGCCCGCCGCGCGGTCGTGCTGGCCACCGGCAGCGTCCCGGTCCCGCCGCCGGTGCCCGGCCTGGACCACGTCCGGACCTGGGGATCGCGCGACGCGACGTCGGCCAAGGCCGTCCCGCCGCGCCTGGGCGTGCTCGGCGGCGGTGTCGTCGGCTGCGAGATGGCGCTCGCGTTCGCCCGTCTGGGATCCACGGTCACCCTGTTCAACCGGGGTGAGCGCCTGCTGCCCTCGACCGAGCCGGTGGCCGGGGAGCGCGTCGCCGCCGGGCTGCGCGAGGCGGGCGTGGACGTCCGCCTGAACCAGGGTCTGGACGAGGTGGCCCCGTCCGGCGACGCGATCCGGCTGACCGCGGGCCCCGACACGATCGACGTGGACGAGCTGCTGGTCGCCACCGGTCGCCGTCCGGCCAGCCTGGACGCCGGGCTGGACACCGTCGGGGTCGACCCGGACGAGCTCGCCGTGGACGACTCCGGCCTGGTCACCGGCGTGGCGGGGGAGTGGCTCTACGCCGTCGGCGACGTCAACGGCCGGGCCCCGCTCACCCACCAGGGCAAGTACCAGGCGCGGATCGCGGCCAACGCGATCGTCGCCCGCGCGGCCGGGACGACGCCGGCGACCGGGCCGTGGGGCGAGCACGCCGCCACCGCCGACCACCGGTCGGTGCCGCAGGTCGTGTTCACCGACCCGGAGGTCGCCGCCGTCGGCCTGACCGCGGCGCAGGCCCACGAGCAGGGCATCCCGTCGCGCGCGGTGGAGATCGACATCGCGGTCGCGGGCTCGTCGCTGCACTCCGACGACTACGCCGGGCGCGCGGTGATGGTGGTCGACACCGAGCGGGAGATCGTCGTCGGTCTGACGTTCGTCGGCCAGGACGTCGCCGAGATGGTGCACGCGGCGACGATCGCCGTCGTCGGCGAGGTGCCGCTGTCGCGGCTGTGGCACGCGGTGCCGGTGTTCCCGACGATCAGCGAGGTGTGGCTGCGGCTGCTCGAGGCCTACCGCGCGGGCTGA
- a CDS encoding NAD(P)H-binding protein, with translation MDVVIAGGHGKIALRLATTLAGQGHTVVSLVRNPGHTDDVTATGARAVVADLETISIAELAGHLEGADAVVFAAGAGPDSGAERKDTVDRAGATLLADAAAKAGVRRYLLVSATGVDAEPDPERGEVWAAYIAAKKAAEEAIRADRHLDATILRPGRLTDDPGTGKVLLTPEPADYGDITRDDTAAVLAALLESPYTAGTTLELRGGEQPIGEAVAAQAR, from the coding sequence ATGGACGTGGTGATCGCAGGAGGACACGGCAAGATCGCTCTGCGGCTGGCGACGACGCTCGCCGGTCAGGGACACACGGTGGTGTCGCTCGTACGCAACCCCGGGCACACCGACGACGTGACGGCGACGGGTGCGCGGGCCGTCGTCGCGGACCTGGAGACGATCTCGATCGCCGAGCTCGCCGGGCACCTCGAGGGTGCGGACGCCGTGGTGTTCGCCGCCGGCGCGGGGCCGGACAGCGGCGCGGAGCGCAAGGACACGGTGGACCGTGCCGGGGCGACCCTGCTCGCCGACGCCGCGGCGAAGGCCGGCGTCCGCCGTTACCTGCTGGTCTCGGCGACCGGCGTGGACGCCGAGCCGGACCCGGAGCGCGGCGAGGTGTGGGCCGCCTACATCGCGGCCAAGAAGGCGGCCGAGGAGGCGATCCGCGCCGACCGGCACCTGGACGCGACGATCCTGCGTCCCGGCAGGCTCACCGACGACCCGGGTACCGGGAAGGTGCTGCTCACCCCGGAGCCCGCGGACTACGGCGACATCACCCGCGACGACACCGCCGCCGTGCTGGCCGCCCTGCTGGAGTCCCCGTACACCGCCGGGACCACCCTCGAGCTGCGGGGCGGCGAGCAGCCGATCGGCGAGGCGGTCGCCGCGCAGGCGAGGTAA
- a CDS encoding TM0106 family RecB-like putative nuclease: MSTLIGDQAARAAGDGGPSAVLLDAGALTRCRRRVHLDHDPSAEGAPRALPDPALEQRRADAAEHRERIGAVLAAAGGASWRPVDVAGPAGVRATRTAELVAEGAPLIWDAVLPLDRAAGRRGSADLLVRMPGGGYVPLLVVRRRITDPGEGARTTAVTDPYPQRARTDPDRKVRSSPRDLLALAQLTRMLQAAGWAPEAADPPVGGVIGMDADVVVWHDLDAGHWPGGRGTMAEYDARFADRRAVAEAARDGRPALAQPSRITECRRCPWWPTCEAELESVDDVSLVAHGETGRLLRTAGVGTVASLAELDPAGPVPSELPVPLPGPPFADLVALARARRQGRSVVRRSESVPVPRADVEVDVDMESFGESGAYLWGALLTHPGGRRDGDDEPGYRAFATWDPLPTSDEGRSFAEFWAWLTGVRDAARASGRTFAAYCYNEQAENRWMLGSANRFADEPGMPSVAQVQEFIDDPGWIDLFAVVSRWFLCTHGKGLKKIAPAAGFAWRDPEAGGENSMRWYRDAVGMDGGEPDPVQRERLLAYNADDVAATQVLREWMSSERVREVPLVSEL; encoded by the coding sequence GTGAGCACCTTGATCGGGGACCAGGCCGCCCGGGCAGCCGGGGACGGCGGCCCCTCCGCCGTCCTGCTGGACGCCGGAGCCCTGACGCGGTGCCGCCGCCGGGTCCACCTGGACCACGACCCGTCGGCGGAGGGTGCGCCGCGCGCGCTGCCCGACCCGGCCCTGGAGCAGCGCCGGGCCGACGCCGCCGAGCACCGCGAGCGCATCGGTGCCGTCCTCGCCGCGGCCGGTGGCGCGTCCTGGCGCCCGGTCGACGTGGCGGGCCCGGCCGGCGTCCGCGCCACCCGCACGGCCGAGCTGGTGGCCGAGGGGGCCCCGCTGATCTGGGACGCGGTGCTGCCGCTGGACCGCGCGGCGGGCCGCCGCGGCAGCGCGGACCTGCTCGTCCGGATGCCCGGCGGCGGCTACGTCCCGCTGCTGGTGGTCCGCCGCCGGATCACCGACCCCGGCGAGGGCGCCCGCACCACCGCCGTCACCGACCCGTACCCGCAGCGGGCCCGCACGGACCCGGACCGCAAGGTCCGTTCGTCCCCGCGCGACCTGCTCGCGCTGGCCCAGCTGACCCGGATGCTCCAGGCCGCGGGCTGGGCGCCGGAGGCCGCGGACCCGCCGGTCGGCGGCGTGATCGGGATGGACGCCGACGTCGTGGTCTGGCACGACCTGGACGCCGGTCACTGGCCCGGCGGCCGGGGCACGATGGCCGAGTACGACGCGCGGTTCGCCGACCGTCGCGCGGTCGCCGAGGCGGCCCGGGACGGGCGCCCGGCGCTGGCGCAGCCGTCGCGGATCACCGAGTGCCGTCGTTGCCCGTGGTGGCCGACCTGCGAGGCGGAGCTGGAGTCGGTCGACGACGTCAGCCTCGTCGCGCACGGCGAGACCGGGCGGCTCCTGCGCACGGCCGGGGTCGGGACGGTCGCGTCGCTGGCCGAGCTGGACCCGGCCGGCCCGGTGCCGTCGGAGCTGCCGGTGCCGTTGCCCGGGCCGCCGTTCGCGGACCTGGTCGCGCTGGCCCGGGCCCGGCGTCAGGGGCGCAGCGTCGTGCGCCGGTCGGAGTCGGTGCCGGTGCCGCGCGCGGACGTCGAGGTCGACGTGGACATGGAGAGCTTCGGCGAGTCCGGGGCCTACCTGTGGGGCGCGTTGCTGACCCACCCGGGCGGGCGCCGCGACGGCGACGACGAGCCCGGCTACCGCGCGTTCGCGACCTGGGACCCGCTGCCGACCTCCGACGAGGGCCGGTCGTTCGCCGAGTTCTGGGCGTGGCTGACCGGTGTGCGCGACGCCGCGCGCGCGAGCGGCCGGACGTTCGCCGCCTACTGCTACAACGAGCAGGCCGAGAACCGCTGGATGCTCGGCTCGGCGAACAGGTTCGCCGACGAGCCCGGCATGCCGTCGGTGGCGCAGGTGCAGGAGTTCATCGACGACCCGGGCTGGATCGATCTGTTCGCCGTCGTCTCGCGCTGGTTCCTGTGCACGCACGGCAAGGGTCTGAAGAAGATCGCGCCCGCGGCCGGGTTCGCCTGGCGGGACCCCGAGGCCGGCGGGGAGAACTCGATGCGCTGGTACCGCGACGCCGTCGGGATGGACGGCGGGGAGCCGGACCCGGTCCAGCGCGAGCGGCTGCTCGCCTACAACGCCGACGACGTCGCCGCGACGCAGGTGCTGCGCGAGTGGATGTCCTCGGAACGGGTGCGCGAGGTGCCGCTGGTGTCCGAGCTGTAG
- a CDS encoding amidohydrolase family protein, with product MYEKDGEKYFVVDSHSHFWDASKENWVKGAEQYAKGWIDCFYGYHQLGPPETHWDWEKFLKVTPEDFDRDMFQEGHVDYAIFQSTYLREWYAEGFNTVAQNAQTLEKWGEKLIVNGRFDPRDGQKGLDEFDADMAKYNHKGIKLYTAEWNGDSRGFKLTDPECYKFLQHAQDAGVKNVHIHKGPTIWPLDKDAFDVADVDHAATDFQDLNFIVEHVGLPRIEDFCFMAVQEPNVYAGLSVVVGGLMHARPKFFAKVMGELLFWVGEDKMLFGGDYNIWTPKWQVEGLVDWQMPDEDQFSDYPRLTTASKKKILGLNAARLYDIPVPAELQLQDEAVAQA from the coding sequence ATGTACGAGAAGGATGGCGAGAAGTACTTCGTCGTTGACTCCCACAGCCACTTCTGGGACGCGTCCAAGGAGAACTGGGTCAAGGGAGCCGAGCAGTACGCCAAGGGCTGGATCGACTGCTTCTACGGCTACCACCAGCTCGGCCCGCCCGAGACCCACTGGGACTGGGAGAAGTTCCTCAAGGTCACGCCCGAGGACTTCGACCGGGACATGTTCCAGGAGGGTCACGTCGACTACGCGATCTTCCAGTCGACCTACCTGCGCGAGTGGTACGCCGAGGGCTTCAACACCGTCGCGCAGAACGCGCAGACGCTGGAGAAGTGGGGCGAGAAGCTGATCGTCAACGGGCGCTTCGACCCGCGTGACGGCCAGAAGGGCCTCGACGAGTTCGACGCCGACATGGCGAAGTACAACCACAAGGGCATCAAGCTCTACACCGCGGAGTGGAACGGCGACTCGCGCGGCTTCAAGCTGACCGACCCGGAGTGCTACAAGTTCCTGCAGCACGCCCAGGACGCCGGCGTGAAGAACGTCCACATCCACAAGGGCCCGACCATCTGGCCGCTGGACAAGGACGCGTTCGACGTCGCCGACGTCGACCACGCGGCCACCGACTTCCAGGACCTGAACTTCATCGTCGAGCACGTGGGCCTGCCGCGCATCGAGGACTTCTGCTTCATGGCGGTGCAGGAGCCCAACGTCTACGCCGGCCTCTCGGTCGTCGTCGGTGGCCTCATGCACGCCCGCCCGAAGTTCTTCGCCAAGGTCATGGGCGAGCTGCTGTTCTGGGTCGGCGAGGACAAGATGCTCTTCGGCGGTGACTACAACATCTGGACGCCGAAGTGGCAGGTCGAGGGCCTGGTCGACTGGCAGATGCCCGACGAGGACCAGTTCTCCGACTACCCGCGCCTGACCACGGCGTCGAAGAAGAAGATCCTGGGCCTCAACGCCGCGCGCCTGTACGACATCCCGGTTCCGGCCGAGCTGCAGCTGCAGGACGAGGCGGTGGCGCAGGCATGA
- a CDS encoding DUF4442 domain-containing protein yields MADDASWVAEAMRTAVPWVTAAGVEFGEITTERAVAVLPDRSDQHNHVGGPHAAVIFGLGETASGAVGLAAFASAGAVATPLVVRSEIGYVRLAKGDLRAEAILTRPADEVLAELHGGTRPEFAVDVVITDGSGRETSRMTVVWTLRPNRADAPAPV; encoded by the coding sequence ATGGCAGACGACGCGAGCTGGGTGGCCGAGGCGATGAGGACGGCGGTGCCGTGGGTGACCGCCGCCGGCGTCGAGTTCGGCGAGATCACGACCGAGCGGGCGGTGGCGGTCCTCCCGGACCGCTCCGACCAGCACAACCACGTCGGCGGACCGCACGCAGCGGTGATCTTCGGGCTGGGCGAGACGGCGTCCGGTGCGGTGGGTCTGGCCGCGTTCGCCTCGGCCGGGGCGGTGGCGACGCCGCTCGTCGTGCGCTCGGAGATCGGGTACGTCCGGCTCGCCAAGGGCGACCTGCGTGCCGAGGCGATCTTGACCCGTCCGGCGGACGAGGTCCTGGCCGAGCTGCACGGCGGTACCCGGCCGGAGTTCGCGGTCGACGTCGTGATCACCGACGGGTCCGGTCGGGAGACCAGCCGGATGACCGTCGTCTGGACGCTCCGTCCGAATCGGGCGGACGCCCCGGCCCCCGTCTAG
- a CDS encoding NAD(P)-dependent alcohol dehydrogenase, with amino-acid sequence MKAVRVHGYQEDPKLDDIPEPKLQGPLDVIIKVGGAGVCRTDLHIINGDWKDIQNPDLPYVIGHENAGWVHEVGEGVTNVKVGDTVILHPQPSCGLCVMCRYGRDMQCTGDAFFPGLSNNDGGMAEYLRTTARACVKLNPETNPADVAALADAGITAYHAVRKAVPLLFPGTTAVVQGAGGLGHIGIQALAALTATKIIVVDKNPAALELAKQIGADETVVADGNHVAAVQELTGGGATVVFDFVAEQGAELDAWQMTGPAGYQFMLGYGGEFTAPTLDFVAGEKNVIGNIVGTYNDLAELMVLAQAGKVTLHTKQYPLDSALDALHDLDAGKVRGRAILVP; translated from the coding sequence GTGAAGGCCGTGCGGGTACACGGGTACCAAGAGGACCCGAAGCTCGACGACATCCCCGAGCCGAAGCTCCAGGGTCCCCTCGACGTGATCATCAAGGTCGGCGGGGCCGGCGTGTGCCGCACCGACCTGCACATCATCAACGGGGACTGGAAGGACATCCAGAACCCGGACCTGCCGTACGTCATCGGCCACGAGAACGCGGGCTGGGTGCACGAGGTCGGCGAGGGCGTCACCAACGTCAAGGTGGGCGACACCGTCATCCTGCACCCGCAGCCGTCCTGCGGCCTGTGCGTGATGTGCCGCTACGGCCGCGACATGCAGTGCACCGGCGACGCGTTCTTCCCCGGCCTGTCCAACAACGACGGCGGCATGGCCGAGTACCTGCGGACCACGGCCCGGGCGTGCGTGAAGCTGAACCCGGAGACCAACCCGGCCGACGTCGCCGCGCTGGCCGACGCGGGCATCACGGCCTACCACGCGGTGCGCAAGGCCGTCCCGCTGCTCTTCCCGGGCACCACCGCGGTCGTGCAGGGCGCCGGCGGCCTCGGCCACATCGGCATCCAGGCCCTCGCCGCTCTGACCGCCACCAAGATCATCGTGGTGGACAAGAACCCGGCCGCCCTCGAGCTGGCCAAGCAGATCGGCGCGGACGAGACCGTCGTCGCCGACGGCAACCACGTCGCCGCGGTGCAGGAGCTCACCGGAGGCGGCGCCACCGTGGTGTTCGACTTCGTCGCCGAGCAGGGTGCGGAGCTCGACGCCTGGCAGATGACCGGCCCGGCCGGCTACCAGTTCATGCTCGGCTACGGCGGCGAGTTCACGGCCCCGACGCTGGACTTCGTGGCCGGCGAGAAGAACGTGATCGGCAACATCGTCGGCACCTACAACGACCTCGCCGAGCTGATGGTCCTGGCCCAGGCCGGAAAGGTCACGCTGCACACCAAGCAGTACCCGCTGGACTCGGCGCTGGACGCCCTGCACGACCTGGACGCGGGCAAGGTCCGCGGCCGGGCGATCCTCGTCCCCTGA
- a CDS encoding iron-sulfur cluster assembly protein has product MTARPVDRQAVWTALGTVLDPELDEPITDLDFVESCTVSPDGVVSVGLRLPTFFCAPNFSFLMVADAYDAVSAVPGVTRAEIVLADHHASAEINGGVAAQAGFVGSFEGSYQGEATAELDELRHTFISKSAMAGQDRVARPLVDIGVGPDELATMTLGEVVGTVADTVELTRLRERRERVGLPAGDDAPLLLHADGSRVTTEQVPLHLRRARLQRVGIETNGEYCKSLLALRYAPEAVAH; this is encoded by the coding sequence ATGACCGCCCGGCCTGTCGACCGGCAGGCCGTGTGGACCGCGCTGGGGACGGTGCTCGACCCGGAGTTGGACGAGCCCATCACGGACCTCGACTTCGTCGAGTCGTGCACCGTCTCGCCCGACGGGGTGGTCTCCGTCGGGCTGCGGTTGCCCACGTTCTTCTGCGCGCCGAACTTCTCGTTCCTGATGGTCGCCGACGCCTACGACGCGGTGTCGGCGGTCCCCGGGGTCACCCGTGCCGAGATCGTCCTGGCCGACCACCACGCCTCCGCCGAGATCAACGGCGGGGTCGCGGCACAGGCCGGCTTCGTGGGGTCGTTCGAGGGCTCCTACCAGGGCGAGGCCACGGCCGAGCTCGACGAGCTGCGGCACACGTTCATCTCGAAGTCCGCGATGGCCGGCCAGGACCGGGTCGCCCGGCCGCTGGTCGACATCGGGGTCGGTCCGGACGAGCTCGCCACGATGACACTGGGCGAGGTCGTCGGCACCGTCGCCGACACCGTGGAGCTCACGCGGCTCCGAGAGCGTCGGGAGCGGGTCGGGCTCCCGGCCGGCGACGACGCCCCGCTGCTCCTGCACGCCGACGGCAGCAGGGTCACGACCGAGCAGGTGCCGTTGCACCTGCGTCGGGCGCGGCTGCAGCGGGTCGGGATCGAGACGAACGGCGAGTACTGCAAGTCACTGCTGGCGCTGCGCTACGCCCCGGAGGCGGTCGCGCACTAG